A DNA window from Citrobacter tructae contains the following coding sequences:
- the infC gene encoding translation initiation factor IF-3, with product MKGGKRVQTARPNRINGEIRALEVRLTGLEGEALGIVSLREAIEKAEEAGVDLVEISPNAEPPVCRIMDYGKFLYEKSKSSKEQKKKQKVIQVKEIKFRPGTDDGDYQVKLRSLVRFLEEGDKAKITLRFRGREMAHQQIGMEVLTRVRDDLSELAVVESFPTKIEGRQMIMVLAPKKKQ from the coding sequence ATTAAAGGCGGAAAACGAGTTCAAACGGCACGTCCGAATCGTATCAATGGCGAGATTCGCGCCCTGGAAGTTCGCTTAACAGGTCTGGAAGGCGAAGCTTTGGGTATTGTGAGTCTGAGAGAAGCTATCGAAAAAGCTGAAGAAGCTGGAGTAGATTTAGTTGAAATCAGCCCTAACGCCGAACCGCCAGTTTGTCGTATTATGGACTACGGCAAGTTCCTTTATGAAAAGAGTAAATCTTCTAAGGAACAGAAGAAAAAGCAAAAAGTTATCCAGGTTAAGGAAATTAAATTCCGTCCTGGCACCGACGATGGCGATTATCAGGTAAAACTCCGCAGCCTGGTACGCTTTCTGGAAGAGGGTGATAAAGCTAAGATCACGCTGCGTTTCCGCGGTCGTGAGATGGCTCACCAACAGATCGGTATGGAAGTGCTTACGCGCGTCCGTGACGATCTGAGTGAACTGGCAGTGGTCGAATCCTTCCCTACGAAGATCGAAGGCCGCCAGATGATCATGGTGCTCGCTCCTAAGAAGAAACAGTAA
- the rpmI gene encoding 50S ribosomal protein L35 yields MPKIKTVRGAAKRFKKTGGGGFKRKHANLRHILTKKSTKRKRHLRPKGLVSKGDLGLVIACLPYA; encoded by the coding sequence ATGCCAAAAATTAAGACCGTACGCGGTGCTGCTAAGCGTTTCAAAAAAACCGGTGGTGGTGGATTTAAGCGTAAGCACGCAAACCTGCGTCATATTCTGACCAAAAAATCTACTAAGCGTAAACGTCACCTGCGTCCAAAAGGCCTCGTTTCTAAAGGCGATCTGGGTCTGGTTATCGCGTGCCTGCCGTACGCATAA
- the rplT gene encoding 50S ribosomal protein L20, translating into MARVKRGVVARARHKKILKQAKGYYGARSRVYRVAFQAVIKAGQYAYRDRRQKKRQFRQLWIARINAAARQNGISYSKFINGLKKASVEIDRKILADIAVFDKVAFSALVEKAKAALA; encoded by the coding sequence ATGGCTCGCGTAAAACGTGGTGTAGTTGCCCGTGCACGTCACAAGAAAATTTTGAAACAAGCTAAAGGCTACTACGGTGCGCGTTCTCGCGTATACCGCGTTGCCTTCCAGGCTGTTATCAAAGCTGGTCAGTACGCTTATCGTGACCGTCGTCAGAAAAAGCGTCAGTTCCGTCAACTGTGGATTGCGCGTATCAACGCAGCAGCACGTCAGAACGGTATTTCTTACAGCAAATTCATCAACGGCCTGAAAAAAGCCTCTGTTGAAATCGACCGTAAGATCCTGGCTGACATCGCAGTATTCGACAAAGTAGCGTTCTCCGCTCTGGTCGAAAAAGCGAAAGCAGCTCTGGCATAA
- the pheM gene encoding pheST operon leader peptide PheM — translation MNAAIFRFFFYFST, via the coding sequence ATGAATGCTGCTATTTTCCGCTTCTTCTTTTACTTTAGCACCTGA
- the pheS gene encoding phenylalanine--tRNA ligase subunit alpha encodes MSHLAELVASATAAINQASDVAALDNVRVEYLGKKGHLTLQMTTLRELPPEERPAAGAVINEAKEQVQQALNARKADLENAALNARLAEETIDISLPGRRIENGGLHPVTRTIDRIESFFGELGFTVATGPEIEDDYHNFDALNIPGHHPARADHDTFWFDATRLLRTQTSGVQIRTMKEKQPPIRIIAPGRVYRNDYDQTHTPMFHQMEGLIVDTNINFTNLKGTLHDFLRNFFEEDLQVRFRPSYFPFTEPSAEVDVMGKNGKWLEVLGCGMVHPNVLRNVGIDPEIYSGFAFGMGMERLTMLRYGVTDLRSFFENDLRFLKQFK; translated from the coding sequence ATGTCACATCTCGCAGAGCTGGTTGCCAGTGCAACGGCCGCCATTAACCAGGCTTCAGATGTTGCCGCGTTAGACAATGTCCGCGTCGAATATTTGGGTAAGAAAGGGCACCTGACCCTTCAAATGACTACCCTGCGCGAGCTGCCGCCTGAAGAGCGTCCGGCAGCAGGTGCGGTTATCAACGAAGCTAAAGAGCAGGTACAGCAGGCGCTGAACGCGCGTAAAGCCGATTTAGAAAATGCCGCGCTGAACGCGCGTCTGGCAGAAGAAACAATTGATATCTCCCTGCCGGGTCGTCGTATCGAAAACGGCGGGCTGCATCCGGTCACTCGTACAATCGACAGGATTGAAAGTTTCTTCGGTGAGCTCGGCTTTACCGTGGCGACCGGGCCGGAAATCGAAGATGACTATCATAACTTTGATGCCCTGAACATTCCTGGTCATCATCCGGCGCGTGCTGACCACGACACTTTCTGGTTTGACGCTACACGTCTGCTGCGTACGCAGACCTCCGGCGTGCAGATTCGCACCATGAAAGAAAAACAGCCGCCAATCCGCATTATCGCGCCGGGTCGTGTGTATCGTAACGACTACGATCAGACGCATACCCCGATGTTCCATCAGATGGAAGGGCTGATCGTTGATACCAATATCAACTTCACCAACCTGAAAGGCACGCTGCACGATTTCCTGCGTAACTTCTTTGAAGAGGACCTGCAGGTTCGCTTCCGTCCTTCCTACTTCCCGTTCACCGAACCTTCTGCGGAAGTTGACGTGATGGGTAAAAACGGCAAATGGCTGGAAGTGCTGGGCTGCGGGATGGTTCACCCGAACGTGCTGCGTAACGTCGGTATCGATCCAGAAATCTACTCCGGCTTTGCATTCGGTATGGGTATGGAGCGTCTGACCATGCTGCGTTACGGTGTAACCGATTTGCGTTCTTTCTTCGAAAACGATCTGCGTTTCCTCAAACAGTTTAAATAA